Proteins from one Juglans microcarpa x Juglans regia isolate MS1-56 chromosome 1S, Jm3101_v1.0, whole genome shotgun sequence genomic window:
- the LOC121246276 gene encoding ATP-dependent DNA helicase PIF4-like, whose product MVLQNIASTLESMGKNINMYHFAPTDTFYDVEEFINREIDDERAVTIPEEDLLASNFLNSEQKNAYNLILQTLLSNESDAFFIDGPAGTGKTFLYKALLATIRSKNMIALAVASSGVAASILPGGRTAHSRFKIPLNADKDSTCNVTKQGSLAKLLRLTKLIIWDEAPMSTKYSIEALDKMLRDINDIISLLVAKLLFLVETFDKYCL is encoded by the coding sequence ATGGTTTTGCAAAATATTGCTTCCACACTTGAATCCATGGGaaagaatataaatatgtatcatTTCGCTCCTACTGATACATTTTACGACGTCGAAGAATTTATCAATAGAGAAATTGATGACGAGCGAGCTGTCACAATTCCAGAAGAAGACCTACTTGcatcaaatttcttaaattcgGAACAAAAGAATGCATATAACTTGATACTACAAACCTTACTGTCAAATGAATCTGATGCATTTTTCATTGACGGTCCTGCTGGTACtggtaaaacttttttatacaaAGCGCTTCTAGCTACAATCAGATCAAAAAATATGATAGCACTTGCAGTCGCATCATCAGGCGTTGCTGCATCAATCTTACCTGGAGGACGAACAGCACACTCAAGATTTAAGATTCCACTAAATGCAGATAAAGATAGCACTTGTAatgtaaccaaacaaggaagTCTTGCTAAATTGTTACGTCTTACaaagttaattatatgggatgaggcACCTATGTCTACAAAATATTCCATAGAagcattggataaaatgttacgagACATAAACGATATAATCTCCCTTTTGGTGGCAAAGTTATTGTTCTTGGTGGAGACTTTCGACAAATACTGCCTGTGA
- the LOC121246220 gene encoding LOW QUALITY PROTEIN: protein FREE1 (The sequence of the model RefSeq protein was modified relative to this genomic sequence to represent the inferred CDS: inserted 1 base in 1 codon), with translation MQQGSAPPPYFQYPNFQNPNSSDPPYASAPPFTASYSTSDYSLYPSSYPPPPPSYSHIPDPVAAPPPPSYPPSSSPNXSPFNSPPQPSSFPPFDSHLPYQPPNQQQPPQPQQQPPYYPPFDQLQTPPNYAPPSNPTPNPSPLLNPNSTYSAVYSASYSHANAPTPPVYDNPYENSVKYDAAAPYFDDGYGGLNRSRSDFGSDLYGKRSESGLSHYDSDGVYAYEGPKVEPYGARGTAPKSSAFDDYGRSIGFGSAKDSSANTKIVRAVPKAETQQDVKGGVQKFRVKLLPESLGQSTMDVLCQIGLDGIRMLDPSTSRTLRIYPLETISRCEVTDSSTLAFWSKSSVDVEPRRIRLQSNSYTTNTLLDTVTAATVQIKEMGGRSRPVDSLKINEQLTDKKKGFVDWMNIIKPGNEEKDHWVPDEAVSKCTSCGTDFGAFVRRHHCRNCGDIFCDKCTHGRIALTVDENAQPVRVCDRCMAEVTQRLSNAKEAASKPVAVQSHEDLAKKLQEEMERNRRASSGSKSDGSGRRLKEVACPICTVHLQVQVPSSGSETIECGVCQHPFLVSAH, from the exons ATGCAACAAGGTTCTGCTCCTCCTCCATATTTTCAATATCCCAacttccaaaaccctaattcctccGATCCCCCTTACGCCTCCGCTCCTCCCTTCACCGCTTCCTATTCTACCTCCGATTACTCTCTTTATCCCTCCTCAtaccctcctcctcctccttcatATTCTCATATTCCCGATCCTGTCGCCGCTCCCCCTCCTCCCTCTTACCCCCCTTCCTCTAGTCCCA CTTCCCCCTTCAATTCCCCACCTCAACCCTCTTCCTTCCCTCCTTTCGATTCTCACCTTCCCTACCAACCACCCAATCAACAGCAGCCGCCGCAGCCGCAGCAGCAACCACCCTATTATCCACCCTTCGATCAGCTTCAGACGCCTCCTAATTATGCCCCTCCCTCAAACCCTACTCCTAACCCTTCTCCTCTTCTAAATCCGAATTCTACCTACTCCGCCGTCTACTCGGCTTCGTACAGTCATGCAAACGCTCCAACCCCTCCTGTCTATGATAACCCTTATGAGAATTCCGTGAAATACGACGCTGCCGCTCCGTATTTTGACGATGGCTACGGTGGACTCAATCGTAGCCGGTCCGATTTTGGTTCGGATTTGTACGGGAAGCGATCGGAGAGTGGACTTTCCCATTATGACAGCGATGGAGTCTATGCCTATGAGGGGCCCAAGGTGGAGCCGTATGGTGCTCGGGGCACGGCGCCCAAGTCTTCTGCTTTCGATGATTATGGGAGGTCGATCGGCTTTGGTTCTGCGAAAGATTCCTCTGCGAACACCAAGATCGTGCGAGCGGTGCCCAAGGCGGAGACGCAGCAAGACGTGAAGGGAGGGGTGCAGAAATTTCGGGTCAAATTATTGCCCGAAAGCCTTGGTCAGAGCACCATGGATGTCCTCTGCCAG ATTGGTTTGGATGGAATACGGATGCTTGATCCCAGTACCAGTAGGACTTTGAGAATATATCCTCTTGAGACCATTTCAAGATGCGAA GTTACCGATTCATCTACACTTGCATTTTGGTCCAAGAGTTCGGTGGACGTTGAGCCCAGACGTATCAGATTGCAATCAAATAGTTATACTACCAATACCCTTCTGGACACAGTGACTGCTGCAACTGTACAG ATCAAGGAGATGGGTGGAAGAAGCAGACCTGTTGATTCTTTAAAGATAAATGAGCAGCTTACAGATAAGAAGAAAGGATTTGTTGATTGGATGAACATTATAAAGCCTGGAAACGAAGAAAAAGATCATTGG GTCCCTGATGAAGCCGTTTCAAAGTGTACATCATGTGGAACAGATTTTGGAGCTTTCGTGCGCAGG CATCACTGCAGAAACTGTGGAGATATTTTCTGTGACAAGTGTACCCATGGTAGAATTGCTTTAACTGTTGATGAGAATGCTCAGCCAGTTAGAGTTTGTGACCGATGCATG GCTGAAGTGACTCAGAGGCTGAGTAATGCCAAGGAAGCTGCTAGTAAACCTGTAGCAGTGCAGAGTCATGAGGATCTTGCCAAAAAGCTTCAG GAGGAGATGGAAAGGAATCGAAGGGCATCATCAG GCTCTAAGTCTGATGGATCTGGGAGGCGGTTGAAGGAAGTTGCATGTCCAATCTGCACTGTCCATTTGCAG GTCCAAGTTCCCAGCTCGGGTTCTGAGACCATTGAGTGTGGGGTTTGCCAGCATCCATTCCTTGTGAGTGCCCATTGA